A window from Centropristis striata isolate RG_2023a ecotype Rhode Island chromosome 4, C.striata_1.0, whole genome shotgun sequence encodes these proteins:
- the LOC131970483 gene encoding CD5 antigen-like has translation MWTKEFQCGGDESAVLNCRSSGSDRNTCSPGRAVGLTCSEPVRLVGGDSRCAGTLELKHQGEWRPVDDSNWNLKTATAICRELDCGSVVSVERRETSGRSVRRISSYCVLSGSALRDCATLASSSSLYIVNLTCSDSVGWWVGPVCAQADWS, from the exons atgtggaccaaagagttccagtgtggaggagatgagTCTGCTGTCCTGAactgtagaagctcaggctcagatagaaacacctgctcacctggcagagctgttggactcacctgctcag agcctgtcaggttggtgggaggagacagtcgctgtgcaggaacactggagctgaaacatcaaggagaatggagaccagtggaTGACTCTAACTGGAACCTGAAGACAGCAACAGCTATCTGCAGAGAGTTAGACTGTGGTTCTGTTGTTTCTGTAGAACGGAGAGAGACCTCAGGCAGATCTGTTCGGAGGATCAGCTCTTACTGTGTCCtgtctggatctgctctgagggaTTGTGCAACattagcttcttcttcttctctctacATTGTGAatctcacctgttcag actctgtcgGCTGGTGGGtgggaccagtctgtgctcaggcagactggagctga